The Puntigrus tetrazona isolate hp1 chromosome 13, ASM1883169v1, whole genome shotgun sequence genome contains the following window.
ATTTATTAGTGTGAGTTTTTccaataataaaatgttctcCAATTCCATAATATTTAAAGATAGCAGTAAGTAAGCCATTTGTTGGCTGATTCtgctaaaaatctaaaaactgtGTTGTTTGAGAATTCTGATGAACACAACGTAGAAACACTGTCAGGGTTATCCATTTGTGAATATTGTTTGAAAATAATGATTATCTTTGCAATGGTGTACAACAGTGCCCAGCCACCTTTTCACCTtggtgttaaaatatttttaaaaagtcttaaacaGTTAATCAAAGCATTTGATGTGAAAGCTACAAGAATGTTTACTTAGCTTTAATGAAGAACTAATAAAGAACTGCAATAACATGAAGCATtacaaatggcaaaataaaaatgatggatatatatatatatatatatatatatatatatatatatatatatatatatatatatatatataatgtaaaatataaaaataaagagtctGGCTCAGTGCTTCATGTAAGTAAAGATTTTTAGggcattttgcttgttttaattgtCTTATAAGAGTCATGGGCAGAATCAGGGGTAATGCAGTTTTTACTATTAATGCAATTACTGAacacagttattaaaaaaattaaaataaatattacagactGACTAAATATTGCAGAATCTAACTCGACAAGGAATACTGAAAGTCCTAACTGTGGTTGAAAGGAGGagctggggatggaggagggtaaTAAGCTCCTGAGATGCTGGATAATACTGAATGAACCTTATATTGGGAAGTACAGACACTGATTAGTTAAAAGTCAGCTGATGCAAGCTTGACTGATGTGACATGACAGAACTAATGCtatgctttatatataattgatcAACAACCTCGTAACACATTAAGTCAAGGATATGCATGTTTTCACTGAAATTTAAAAAGCGAATGGTATTTTTGAACTATACCATTGCtctctattctattttttttgtcatacgTACTTTTtcaaactgtattttgattCAGAATAGTAGTATCCATATTTATTACATGGTTGAGATTCATCCAATACTTAAATCTGTTTTGATCAGTATGTTGTGAATAGGAAATACTGGCACCTCTGTGACTGTTGTATAATAAAAGCGTGGTCAGGACAGAAGGGCAGAGGTAAGCCATGTAATCACCTAAATAAAGGTGGAGGGTAATTGAGTTCTAGGGCCTGTGTTAAAAAGCCCAGTGATGGTAGTACAGGGCGAGCAGAGGGAGGCTATCAATAATGAAGCCACAGCAGGGCGGGATGAAAGGCAGTAGCTCAGCCAACTGTCACTTAGCACCTCCACAGCACTATTTTTACAGACTCCCTCGGGGGCTGAGGTTACACCCCGCCATGGCCCTGACTCCACTACTACTCAACACTCAGCCTGGGGAAGTGGAGGTGGCAGGTAAGGCTGCTTTGCTGAACAGCCCACACAGCTCTAACTGCACTGCCTAAGGCCTCAGGGAATGACCTGAGTTCTGTGCAGGCCATCACGTCAATATGCTGCCATTCTCAGCCCATTGCCTCAATGCCAAGAagaaccactttttttttaaaaagccctttttttttatgatagatGAAAGGGAAATTATTCAAGCAACACCAAATGCTTTCCCTGGAAGCGCGCAAACATATCTTTGCAAAGAAGCTGTTGACAATTTACTATGCAGTCGTCAAAATCTgtgtataaaatgaaatatgtcaTGAAAACAAGAACTATTAAAAACGACTCAAAGCACAAAATTACCCACCATTGTGTGTTGAAGAAATTTTTGACTCCAGCAGGATAGGTACCGCTTTGTTCCCAGTCCTTACGTTCCAGTTCAGTCACCAAATCATCAGCTACTGGAATACCAATGCGCTCCGCAAACATGCTCGCTCCTCTATCTGTCAACATGACATGATCTGTCTGggtaaaaaccacaaaaaaggGTTTTAAAGAGATGATTAGTAGTCTAAATGTTTACTCTATCCAGTCTGATGTCATGTGTCACAGTTTCCAGGTCCAAACGAtcacaaaagcaaacaacaaaTAGTGCTAGTATACACTGAGGTGTGTTGTACCGCTACAGAAAAATCCTGAACTTAACCTTCATGCTGAAATCTCAGTCGaacagaaaatgatttattttttatcagttgttaAAATATTGGTGTATTGGATTCCGTGAGCCTGTAGTGTACATCATAcgtttctaaaaatgtattctcataAACAGCTGTTGAGACGGTATTCTCACTTTAAACAGAACAAACGGCTTGAAACCCGGAAATAGTACTTGATATTTGACTTAGCAAGCAGATTACATACTAGCTTGGATTCCCTTGGTTTCCCTTTAAAATGCTGTGTTTTAATTATGACTGTGTGTCATTTTTGTCGTGTAATGTCAACCACAGGCCTTactcataaatgaaaaatttagtTGAGTACAGTATAATTGAGTGTAAAAATCCATTTGGTATTCCAGCGGGAACCCAAGGCGAATTACCCTCAGGGTTGGTCtacaaaacatctttttaaagcaaatgtaCAGCCGTGCCTTTACGCAGATGATACAAATTGACATGGGCCCTTAGGCCTTGTTTGGCAAGTTTACAGccttaaattgtaaaatgtctTATATGGTTAGTTCTTTGTTCTTTTGACTAAATcagtagtttatttatatatctccCACATAATCACTCTAGCAAAAAGACAGCTTGTAGAATAAAACAACTACACCACATGTTATGTATGGCctttcaatgtattttaatatttactgtcCACATTTTCACGTGGAAGTGCTATTATTTATTGAGACAATAGCCTGCTGTCTACAGTTTTATTTCTCTGTAGGACTTTCTGTAAAACATCTCCATGGGATTCAACCATAACTCTGGTTtaggaaacttttaaatattaacacgGTTATTAATGTCATATTTCTTTGTCAAATACTGCGCGTTTTAGATCGCAAAGCAAGAGCGTGAGGTCAGTGAAGCTTGATCGCAGCATTGATCAAGACTTGATGAATTTTTAATACTGGCTATTAAAGAGATCTGCCAATCCACTGTAAGGCCAAGGTCTTTTGGGGCAGTCAAGACAGGTGCTGCAACTAATCAATTATCATGTATTCTTTGGATTTTGTTTCCTCCGTGTCCAGCGTCCCACAAGGTGAACTTTGTTGAAAGGGAAAATGTTAATGTCTTTGACATATATTATCTATCTCCTGCTGCATTCATATAGCAGCAGCTCAGAGATTAGAACCGAGgctatgtaaatattaaaaatggccTAATGGTACACAGAAAATAAATCGACCTCCAGACAGGTATTACAGAGGTAACTGTATACAGGCGCCATGGTAGAAGAAGGTGCCCATTTAAAACAAGAACGATATACTATTGCATTATCGTTATTCTGTGACAATATGTAAGTCCACAGCTTTAATGATAACGTTTCcagctgaagaaagaaaaaaacactgacagccaGTCATAATCCACCAGATTTAAAGAGGTTGAgcacatttaaataacttttgttACTGAACAATTATATAGGCTGATGCTGTGGATGCTTGTAGTCATTATCTTTCTAGTTATTAGTCTTGGTGCGAATGGGCCTTAATACAACTAAATGTGACAAAAGTTTGCTTGAACTGCCCTTAAAATAGCAGATATAGGTAtcttgaacaaataaatatgccGGTTGATGCGGTCAGGATTAAATGTGCAGTATTCGATTTTATGTTGTGGTAATGTGATATTGTAAGATTAAATGACTCTTTCGATCTTGCTACGATGAACTGATGCTACTACGTTACAGATTcacatattttagtttcattattTTGCCTTTTAAGATGAAAAGCCTTCAATAGTAGTTTGCGCCTACATGGAAATTAACTTTtcgaaataaattaaaactgtaGAAATAAGTTGAACATGCTGGCTAGGCATGGCTTCGGACATGTGGAGATAAATCATTGCGTAAGATATCTGTGTCATTACAGAGAGCACTGATTGAAATCAATCTGAAAATTAGCCAGCATTTATTTCCCTTTGAGTCTGTCATTGCaaagcagctgaaaaaaaaagacaagctaAACCTTTGTAGGCAAGGGAAAATCCTGATTCCAAGGTGTCATATAATTTCAGCTTTGAAGTCAATACCATTGcttttttggtcatttaatCTAGTGTAAGAATAAAGGAATGGGTATACCCACCCAGTTCTGGGTTTTATAATAAATCTTCAAAGTGATCCGTACAGACCTCCTTGATAAGCACAGGTATCAAGAACTAGGTCTCCTCATTTCCTTATAGACTGTAAATGTCAgttttagatataaatatttactggACATATTTTATAGCAACCATGTGACTCTTACAATGGGAAATTATTAAGTCATGCAAGTCTTTATgggaaaatgaaattaaatataacaggaattttgaattattgaaaaaaaccTGTACCACAATTGTGTCACATCccgtatatattaaaaaatccCCTTCGTTAATAAATTTGCTTAGCGAGAAATGGCTTGAATTAAATGGGGGTAAATGTTCACCGGAGAGAActctacagcaaaaaaaaaaattaattctgaagCTATTTGAGAAGTATACCTTTTCCATTACAGCACGAGCAAGACTAACAGGGTTAGCGATGTTTCTCACAGAGGCCACAGCTCCGGTGGCAAGTGTTTCTCCATCCATGATGATACTGTCCAGCTCCACCTCTCCATCAATATTCAGCACTGCACCATGACCTGCACAAGAAAGATTCAAATTCCACAAGTCCACATTTCATACAACACTTCCTGTAAAAAGTGACAGACAGACTTTGAATGTTAGAGATGGACCTATccataaatgtacttttaagtTGTTCTGAATCtcttttttcagtgtatatagaaggacagacagacatataggTTCTGCAGTAATGCAACATTATCTCATTTTCACACAGATTCTCATTCTTATCTCTGTCATGACACCCTGACATACTCCAGACTGTTATCCACTCTGATGTCTACCTCTTAAATCTCCAAACAGGATTGCATTAGTCATCTATTGATCAGTCGGTGCCTCTGGCTACCCCAGTGTATAAAATGATCCTGATGAGGCACTGAATGTGCAGCTCTGATATGAGGAGGATTAGCCATTTCACTTATGGTGGCAGTTAGCCATCACAAATGAGATTGGCACCGACAGGCCCGGTGTGTTAATGAAGTGTCTTGTTTTACCCTGCTTTCCTCCTTGTAATCTGATAATTATTTGAGAACCTCTCACCTTACTCTCAAGATGGTCATTAACAAAGTGTCATGGGTGTGCGCTGAGACGCTGTCCCTAGATGAGCCTAGATGAACTACTGAATCTGCACTTCCTCcgctttaaatgtttaacaaagACGGGGgcgaagaggaaaaaaatcaatcaaaatatggaatatttcagtatatattatatacgtATTATACCTGCATCAAACGCTGGGTCATCTTCCAAAGCCCTCACGGCTTTTTCTACAGCATCGATTGCACTCCCACCATTCTTAAGAACAGCATCGCCGGCCCGCGCGGCTTTCTTGACTCCAGCCACAGATGCTTCGGCTAACATGTCCGGGATGGCCCACGCTCCACCATGCACCACAATCACAGTCTTCATCCTCGGTCTTCCTATAGCCCTGAGGAAACAAATGTGCGCGTGCTGTCAGGAGGGAGGATATTACTGAGAGCTAgcgcattttaatatattgccCTTGGACTGTACTGAGCTGTGTAATTTATTCAGATGAACACTGACAGAGTGGGTAAATGCAACTTTCACAGCTCATCTCAATGAGAAGGGTGTCTGGGGTTGTTTACAGGAAGCAGGTTCTCAGGCTCCTGTCATGTTTACTCAAGCTCTATTAAAGTGAGGGCTTGAGAGATGAAAGGAGCAATTCCATTTGGTTTACCTGAAACAACTTTTTATGTTTAGCTAACCAGAAGCATGCCATGACTAAATGAAGACCGCTACAAAAACGTACCATGGTAACCAGGATCTTGACCgatgtgctgttgttttttatggTTTCTACAATAAATCTGCAGCAGCCATAAATGCAGTTACGGTAGGAATGTAAAGTTCTGAATGCATAAGCTACTAGCTAGCTAGAGTTTAAAGGAAATGTCAATTTTCACTTCACGTTTATAGCAGCAACAGACTATAAATATCCCTAATTCTTTATCTTTAGTTGTGATTTCTAGTAGTCTACTGCTTCGCCCATGTGTTCGGGAAACAGACAAACCAGTAGAAAAGCCGCTGGAAATGACGATATTTTTCGTCACATGATATTGGTAtgatttttaaacgtttatGTAAGCCAGTGACCATATCTTGACTCGAGCCGGTAAGTTTTACTCTTTGTACTTAGCATAGCAAACATAGCACATGCCCGACGTAACGCTATACATTTCACAGATTAAAAGGCATTCAGCGCTATAGTGCGGTTCTGTTAAAATTAGCTGGACGAGCTGTAAAACGACACAGAAAATGTGAGTGGCGCTGTATTGGTCAAGAACCTAAACAGAAAATGAGGATATGATATTGAGAAACGATAAGGACATTGTAGGACATGTTGAAACTGGACTGCCAGCGTTGTCAGTGGTCTAGAAACGGCACGTGCTTACCGTAACACGTCGTGAAAAGGCAAAGCGAcgggttgaaaaaaaaaacaattaggtCTCTCACACTGTCCTGTGACATACGGGGTTTTCTTCAACTTTGTGAAAAGTTGCTAAACGCACTAAAGTTAGTTAAATCTTACTTTAACTTTACACAAAGAGTCCATTCATTCAGTTCATTGATTTCGTGCGACCGTGAAGGCACATCTAGCACTCATCTAGACCGAACAAAATGAACGTCAGGGGTTACTGCTGCCATGCCATTACTTATAATTCAACAACTATtgtctttaaaacataaaaaaacgtaCAACGAAGAGTTAAACCGCTAAACCGTTACGTAATAACATTAGACGGGAACTAGCCAGTTTCAATTC
Protein-coding sequences here:
- the si:dkey-103j14.5 gene encoding isoaspartyl peptidase/L-asparaginase isoform X1, producing MKTVIVVHGGAWAIPDMLAEASVAGVKKAARAGDAVLKNGGSAIDAVEKAVRALEDDPAFDAGHGAVLNIDGEVELDSIIMDGETLATGAVASVRNIANPVSLARAVMEKTDHVMLTDRGASMFAERIGIPVADDLVTELERKDWEQSGTYPAGVKNFFNTQWGHDTVGAVALDSLGNVACATSTGGIRNKMVGRVGDSPIIGSGGYADNRSGAVSCTGHGESILKVTLARLILFHTEQGKSASAAAEASLQYMGERVKGCGGAIVVTSTGDWAARFTTTRMAWASVQEDVLHHGLNPKEDFTEMLKQ
- the si:dkey-103j14.5 gene encoding isoaspartyl peptidase/L-asparaginase isoform X2; this translates as MKTVIVVHGGAWAIPDMLAEASVAGVKKAARAGDAVLKNGGSAIDAVEKAVRALEDDPAFDAGHGAVLNIDGEVELDSIIMDGETLATGAVASVRNIANPVSLARAVMEKTDHVMLTDRGASMFAERIGIPVADDLVTELERKDWEQSGTYPAGVKNFFNTQWGHDTVGAVALDSLGNVACATSTGGIRNKMVGRVGDSPIIGKSASAAAEASLQYMGERVKGCGGAIVVTSTGDWAARFTTTRMAWASVQEDVLHHGLNPKEDFTEMLKQ